CGCCGGTCCCGTTCCAGCCGTCGATCAACGCGGGGATCGCGTCGAGGTCCACAACCGTGGCGGTGGGCCGCACCCGCGCGGCATATCGGGGGTTGTCGGGGTTCGGCTCGATGTCGACCAGGATCGATCGCATGCCGACCGTGTTGGCGCCGAGGATGTCGGCGCCGAGCGTGTCGCCCACCATGACCGCGTCGCCCGGCCCGATATCCCAATCTTCCAAGACGTGCCGGAAGATCGTCGGGTGCGGCTTGGTGCGGCCGAACCGGGCCGAGGAGACGATCGGGTCGAGGTAGCGGTCGATCGTGTGCCGCCGGGTGATGTCCACGATCAACTCGTGGCTCGTGGCGTTGCTGATCATCCCGACGTGCAGTCCCCTCCCGGCGAGCGCTTCGAGCGTCTCGATCGCGGACGGGTAGAGCCGGCTGATCCGCACCTCCGGTTCGAAGAAGACCGCCTCGGCTTCCCGC
The sequence above is drawn from the bacterium genome and encodes:
- a CDS encoding HAD family hydrolase, which translates into the protein MAIRGVIFDLGSTLIHRTGLELERVKCTSLASFAASQYGCRDPEAFAVHLLELRLAAWKRSEAEQVEIAATTTFAAAFAAAGLPAGGAVLREAEAVFFEPEVRISRLYPSAIETLEALAGRGLHVGMISNATSHELIVDITRRHTIDRYLDPIVSSARFGRTKPHPTIFRHVLEDWDIGPGDAVMVGDTLGADILGANTVGMRSILVDIEPNPDNPRYAARVRPTATVVDLDAIPALIDGWNGTGGRG